The following are encoded in a window of Planctomycetota bacterium genomic DNA:
- a CDS encoding 4Fe-4S binding protein: protein MAKKTMNRHEMPIGSIIKDPGCSMQYETGGWRNLKPVHDNKKCTNCLLCWIYCPDGCIKVKDGKIAEFDLKYCKGCGICAEECPDKVKAIQMVEDKK, encoded by the coding sequence ATGGCAAAGAAGACAATGAATCGCCACGAGATGCCTATCGGCTCAATTATCAAAGACCCGGGCTGTAGTATGCAGTATGAAACCGGCGGCTGGCGCAACCTCAAGCCGGTGCACGATAACAAGAAATGCACCAACTGCCTGCTCTGCTGGATTTACTGCCCGGATGGCTGCATCAAGGTCAAGGACGGCAAGATTGCCGAGTTTGACCTGAAATACTGCAAGGGTTGCGGCATCTGCGCCGAGGAATGCCCGGATAAAGTCAAGGCCATCCAGATGGTGGAGGATAAGAAGTAA